TCAATCATCGCGCGGCCATAGATCAATTTCTCACGCCAGCTCTCATAGATACCGGTCGCGTGACCGCTGGCTTGGGCTAGAGCTTGACGCCGCTGCATTTCTGTTTCCGCTGCCAGCAGATCGGCTAGGCCTTCAATTTCAACCAAATCCAGCTTGCCGTTTTCAAAAGCCCGTCTCGAAAACTCTCCAGGTTCTGCAAGCCGGCAACCGGAGAACGAGGCCAGTGTCGAAAGCAAAACACTTACCACGGCACGACTTCCATGCACGTGCAGTTCCCCGCAATCCTCACCAGTGAACGAGGAGGGGCCGGAAAAGAAAAGCACCAGTCCGCGGTCAATCACCAGTCCATCACGGTGCCGAATCGATCGTAACGTGGCCTGGCGTGGCGCAGGAACCATCCCACAGAGTTCTGTTAGAACGGCTTGGACATCAGGACCCGATAACCGAATGACGGCTACACCACTCGGAAGCGATCCGGTGGAGAGGGCAAAAATAGTATCGCCTGCCATTGCTTGAACTCACTCCTTGAACGCGCAACCTGCCTGGTGCTTGGACACGCCAAAACCTTCATAATCAACAGTGTGCCTCAAATGCAAAACCCCCGACCTTGCGGTCGGAGGTTGAAACTATGAATCCGGCTTAAGAAAGCGAGAGCGATCAGGTATTCATCGATTCGAAGAAATCGCCATTGGTCTTCGTCTGTTTCAATTTGTCGATCAGGAATTCGATAGCGTCGGTTGTTCCCATTGGAGCAAGAATCCGGCGAAGAACAAAGATCTTCTGCAGATCCTGACGCGGCACCAGCAGGTCTTCTTTGCGCGTTCCGGATTTCAGAATATCCATGGACGGGAAGATACGCTTGTCGGCAACCTTGCGGTCAAGCACAATTTCGGAATTGCCGGTACCTTTGAACTCTTCAAAGATCACTTCGTCCATACGGCTGCCGGTATCGATCAATGCCGTTGCAATAATCGTCAGCGAACCACCTTCTTCGATATTACGCGCTGCGCCAAAGAAGCGCTTGGGGCGTTGCAGCGCATTGGCATCCACACCACCCGTCAGGACCTTGCCAGAAGACGGAACGACAGTGTTATAGGCGCGGCCAAGGCGGGTAATGGAATCGAGCAGGATGACAACGTCACGACCGTGCTCAACCAACCGTTTGGCCTTCTCAATGACCATTTCCGCGACCTGAACGTGGCGCACGGCCGGTTCGTCAAAGGTCGATGAAACGACTTCGCCCCGCACGGAGCGCTGCATATCCGTCACTTCTTCAGGACGTTCATCGATCAGAAGAACGATCAGATAGCATTCCGGATGGTTAGCGGTAATGGAATGAGCGATATTCTGGAGCAGGACGGTTTTACCAGTCCGCGGCGGCGCGACGATCAAACCGCGCTGGCCTTTGCCAAGCGGCGCAACCAGATCGATGACCCGGGACGAAAGGTCCTTGGAAGTTGGAATCTCCAGTTCCATCTTGAACCGCTCATTCGGGTAGAGCGGCGTCAGGTTATCGAAGTGGACCTTATGGCGGATCTTTTCCGGATCCTCGAAATTGATCGTATTGACTTTCAGCAGCGCGAAATAGCGCTCGCCTTCCTTGGGTCCGCGGATCGGTCCTTCGACGGTATCGCCGGTCTTCAGCGAAAACCGACGGATCTGCGACGGCGAAATGTAGATGTCGTCCGGACCCGGCAAATAGTTGGCATTGGCCGAACGCATGAACCCGAAACCATCCTGCAGGACTTCGACAACGCCTTCACCAATGATTTCGACATCCTGGCTGGCCAGCATTTTCAAAATGGCAAACATCAATTCCTGTTTGCGCATCGTGCTGGCATTTTCGACCTCAAGCGATTCCGCAAAGGCCAGCAGATCGGTTGGCGATTTGCTCTTGAGTTCTTGTAGCTTCATTTCAGCCATGAAGGGGACCATAATTTAAAACTGTTGGGGAAGGCGTGCGGGGGATAAATTCGGTTCTGCCAGCGAAACCGGCGAATACGAGAAATGCATGCCATGAAGAGGGGTAGCGGGAAAATAGCGATTCATAGGGCGCGCCGCAAGAGGCGGCAGAAATTTCATTCACATTTCGGTCAACTTGTCAGTGAGAACCTTGCTTTAGAAGGGTTTTACAATGACCAGAATGACAATCACAATCATCAGGACTGTCGGGATTTCATTGAAAGCCCGCCAAAATCGCGGGGTTTTCAGATAATTGCCTTTGGCAAAGGATTTCGTGGCCATGCCGAGATATTCGTTAGCGAGGGTGAGACAAACAACCGCAGCTAGTTTTGCGTGCAGCCATCCGCCTTGGAATCCAAAAACCGACCAGGCGAGATAAAGACCCAGAATCCAGGACAGGGCCATGGCAGGACGCATGATCACATTCATCAGGCGACGCTCCATAACCGCAAATGTCTCGGCTTGGAGCGATCCCTTCGGGGCATCGAAATGGTAGATCAGCAGCCGCGGCATATAGAGCAG
The Allorhizobium ampelinum S4 genome window above contains:
- the rho gene encoding transcription termination factor Rho; amino-acid sequence: MAEMKLQELKSKSPTDLLAFAESLEVENASTMRKQELMFAILKMLASQDVEIIGEGVVEVLQDGFGFMRSANANYLPGPDDIYISPSQIRRFSLKTGDTVEGPIRGPKEGERYFALLKVNTINFEDPEKIRHKVHFDNLTPLYPNERFKMELEIPTSKDLSSRVIDLVAPLGKGQRGLIVAPPRTGKTVLLQNIAHSITANHPECYLIVLLIDERPEEVTDMQRSVRGEVVSSTFDEPAVRHVQVAEMVIEKAKRLVEHGRDVVILLDSITRLGRAYNTVVPSSGKVLTGGVDANALQRPKRFFGAARNIEEGGSLTIIATALIDTGSRMDEVIFEEFKGTGNSEIVLDRKVADKRIFPSMDILKSGTRKEDLLVPRQDLQKIFVLRRILAPMGTTDAIEFLIDKLKQTKTNGDFFESMNT
- the hemJ gene encoding protoporphyrinogen oxidase HemJ: MSGRQSGETAGKTARLRALVALAIFCLIVIALFWAGPDQSYLWIKALHVIAIISWMAGLLYMPRLLIYHFDAPKGSLQAETFAVMERRLMNVIMRPAMALSWILGLYLAWSVFGFQGGWLHAKLAAVVCLTLANEYLGMATKSFAKGNYLKTPRFWRAFNEIPTVLMIVIVILVIVKPF